The Pelosinus sp. IPA-1 genome contains a region encoding:
- a CDS encoding acyl carrier protein, translated as MEQKQIIEVIAKSLSIPSSEIGATTSLSNEIGVDSIEMVKLCRDLVKSFECTLEVSEIKEADTIEKLLCRIRENKMAS; from the coding sequence ATGGAACAAAAACAAATAATTGAGGTAATCGCCAAGTCTTTAAGCATCCCAAGTAGTGAGATTGGGGCTACAACATCTTTATCGAATGAAATAGGGGTTGATTCCATTGAAATGGTCAAGCTATGCCGTGATTTAGTTAAAAGCTTTGAGTGCACATTAGAGGTCAGTGAAATAAAAGAAGCAGATACAATTGAAAAATTACTTTGCCGTATTAGAGAAAATAAAATGGCATCCTAA
- a CDS encoding beta-ketoacyl-[acyl-carrier-protein] synthase family protein codes for MKSNIDEKRRVVVTGLGVISPIGIGKNEFWKNCINGKSGVKKIDRFPVDQFKSQICAVVDHFEPREFNLTENQIVRLDRFVQFAIAAAKMAIKDSKLNVNEINRRRAGVSIANAITGIITMEEEFLKQTERCTAPINVPWLSKALYQAFTFSTASLEVAAEFNFRGPGATIPTGCAGGLDAIGFSFDMIRGGYSDVMITGATEAPIVPLTLACFDVLGAVSSKRNDTPEKASRPFDKERDGFVLGEGCGMLVLEEREHALKRGATILAEIYGYGSTSNAYHMTELLPDGDDLKRALEIAIEDAGVSPAEIDYINSHGSSTPQNDVNGTAAYKAVLGNRAYEIPVSSLKSMNGHALSAASAMEIVACVQSLVHKEIHPTINYEHPDSRCDLNYVPNKSIKKDNLKLILKDASGFSGIHSSLVIGIESFFGGGK; via the coding sequence ATGAAAAGTAATATAGATGAAAAACGACGAGTAGTAGTGACTGGTCTAGGAGTTATTTCTCCGATTGGCATTGGGAAGAATGAATTCTGGAAAAATTGTATTAATGGGAAATCAGGTGTAAAAAAAATTGATAGATTTCCAGTAGATCAATTTAAATCTCAAATATGTGCTGTGGTTGATCATTTTGAACCACGTGAATTTAATTTAACAGAAAACCAAATAGTGAGATTAGACAGGTTTGTTCAATTTGCTATAGCGGCAGCTAAAATGGCCATAAAAGATTCTAAGCTTAATGTGAATGAAATCAATCGCAGAAGAGCTGGTGTCAGTATTGCTAATGCGATAACAGGTATCATTACAATGGAAGAGGAATTTTTAAAACAAACCGAAAGATGCACTGCACCTATAAACGTACCTTGGTTAAGTAAGGCTCTATATCAAGCGTTTACATTTAGTACTGCCTCTCTGGAAGTTGCAGCAGAATTTAATTTTAGAGGACCAGGTGCAACGATACCGACGGGATGTGCGGGTGGATTAGATGCAATAGGCTTTAGCTTTGATATGATCAGGGGCGGATATTCAGATGTTATGATTACAGGAGCTACGGAAGCACCCATTGTTCCTCTGACACTTGCATGCTTTGATGTTCTAGGGGCTGTATCATCCAAAAGAAATGATACGCCAGAAAAAGCGTCGCGACCTTTTGATAAAGAACGTGATGGTTTTGTTTTAGGTGAAGGGTGCGGAATGCTTGTATTAGAAGAGAGAGAACATGCTTTAAAGAGAGGCGCTACTATTTTAGCTGAAATATATGGCTATGGTTCAACATCGAATGCTTATCATATGACAGAATTGCTTCCGGATGGAGATGATTTAAAAAGGGCTTTAGAAATAGCGATAGAAGATGCTGGCGTATCGCCAGCTGAAATTGATTATATTAATTCTCATGGTAGTTCAACACCGCAAAATGATGTAAATGGAACGGCTGCTTATAAAGCAGTATTAGGTAATAGAGCATATGAAATACCTGTTAGTTCTTTGAAATCAATGAATGGACATGCATTGTCTGCTGCAAGCGCAATGGAAATTGTCGCTTGTGTCCAATCATTGGTTCACAAAGAGATTCATCCAACAATAAATTATGAACATCCTGATAGTAGATGTGACTTAAATTATGTACCAAACAAAAGTATAAAAAAAGATAATTTAAAACTAATTTTAAAAGATGCCAGCGGTTTTTCTGGAATACATAGTTCTTTAGTAATCGGCATAGAATCCTTTTTCGGAGGGGGGAAATGA